From a region of the Colias croceus chromosome 14, ilColCroc2.1 genome:
- the LOC123697585 gene encoding uncharacterized protein LOC123697585 — translation MHASYPNKRTPIHWDRLNLEYPKEPIQEEKNYSRNYNITNELTRSQTALHYGVKQPERERYSKNTSCTENLYIYPPPRTLTERPPSHKAHGITETQRSFVKQIIPSRLVTAKEHFLHPASLPLDPPSIEPFNKGIEPLDTTHEGFEKLLDPYLTTSRLHHRPFTAEQMNRISNTNDIMTYYTYSNTPWIRSPKPSIDKWRLPLSRPKSMYDKSKFKEVFREIRTHNKLQWTPSSFRTETRDNFKTVQSRPESEVYDFEDRIRNFYQSSIAHLQSNIPEEQSLIQANYCTENSTVGSRKPLCSVFDPYTEKNKRVVRKGL, via the exons atgcatGCATCTTATCCCAATAAAAGGACTCCTATTCATTGGGACAGATTAAATTTAGAGTACCCC AAGGAACCTATTCAAGAGGAGAAAAATTATAGCAGAAACTATAACATCACCAATGAATTGACGAGATCACAAACAGCTTTGCACTATGGGGTAAAACAACCTGAAAGAGAAAGATACAGTAAAAACACATCATGCACGGAAAATTTATACATCTATCCTCCTCCCAGAACG TTAACAGAACGACCACCGTCTCACAAAGCACACGGTATCACAGAAACTCAGAGATCATtcgtaaaacaaataatacccAGTCGACTTGTTACTGCCAAAGAACACTTTCTTCATCCAGCTTCATTGCCTTTAGATCCG CCTTCTATAGAACCATTTAACAAAGGGATCGAGCCTTTGGACACTACCCACGAGGGCTTCGAAAAATTATTGGATCCGTACCTAACCACTAGCAGGCTCCACCATCGACCTTTCACTGCTGAACAAATGAACAGAATCTCCAATACCAATGATATTATGACTTATTACACATACTCCAATACTCCTTGG ATTCGATCGCCAAAGCCATCTATTGATAAATGGCGTCTACCTCTAAGCCGACCCAAATCGATGTACGATAAATCGAAGTTCAAGGAAGTTTTCCGAGAAATAAGAACGCATAATAAATTGCAATGGACTCCTAG ttcaTTCCGTACGGAAACAAGAGACAACTTCAAGACTGTACAATCAAGACCTGAATCTGAAGTTTACGATTTTGAAGATAGGATAAGGAATTTCTATCAAAGTTCTATAGCTCACTTACAGTCAAATATACCAGAAGAACAATCGCTAATACAAGCAAATTATTGTACAGAAAACTCTACAGTTGGATCAAGAAAACCTTTATGTTCTGTATTTGACCCTTATACGGAGAAGAATAAACGTGTAGTTAGAAAGGGACTTTGA